A part of Dryobates pubescens isolate bDryPub1 chromosome 3, bDryPub1.pri, whole genome shotgun sequence genomic DNA contains:
- the MFSD2B gene encoding sphingosine-1-phosphate transporter MFSD2B, with the protein MQEYRLSICSKLCYAIGGAPNQVAGSAAAFFLQIYLLDIAHITPFQASLVLFVGKASGAVTDPIAGFFISKSRWTKIGRLMPWMLACTPFTVVAYFFMWYLPPFVSGRVAWYLTFYCLFQALTTLFQVPYSALTMFLSTDQKERDSATAYRMTVEVLGTLIGAGLQGQIVASAHVSHHCTVNPTVNTTGSWHDTPSFPDPSDTLSPQAKVYMIAAGVIGGVYLLGIVILFLGVKERDDPYALNSDRAIPFCKGLGLTMKHGPYMKLTASFLLISTAVQLEQSNFVLFCTHAADLRNHFQYLVVTILVSAAVSIPFWQKFLQRFGKKCAACGISWMIPFAVMLVTIPNLILAYFVAFVSGLSIAASLLLPWSMLPDVVDNFRLQNPHGKGHETIFYSSYVFFTKMSAGIGLGISAAGLEFTGYKPGICRQSDDVILTLKILIGAVPAILILVGLFILLFYPITEESRKETKLALEVLRRSHQSTENLDDPKENHSV; encoded by the exons ATG CAGGAATACAGGCTCTCGATTTGCAGCAAACTATGCTACGCAATAGGAGGTGCCCCAAATCAGGtggcagggagtgctgctgcgtTCTTCCTACAGATCTACCTGCTAGATATAGCCCAT ATTACTCCGTTTCAAGCCTCCTTGGTGCTGTTTGTTGGCAAAGCCTCAGGTGCAGTTACTGATCCCATTGCTGGCTTTTTTATTAGCAAAAGCAGATGGACAAAAATTGGCCGGCTCATGCCCTG gatgCTGGCATGTACACCTTTCACAGTAGTGGCCTATTTTTTTATGTGGTACCTGCCCCCTTTCGTATCAGGGAGAGTTGCATGGTATCTGACTTTCTACTGCCTTTTCCAGGCACTAACCACA TTATTCCAAGTGCCATATTCTGCCCTCACCATGTTTCTCAGCACAGACCAGAAGGAGAGAGATTCTGCAACAGCATACC GAATGACTGTGGAAGTCCTTGGGACCTTGATTGGAGCTGGACTTCAGGGGCAGATTGTGGCCAGTGCTCATGTCTCTCATCACTGCACGGTGAATCCCACAGTAAACACAACTGGCTCCTGGCATGACACTCCCAGCTTTCCAGACCCCTCAGATACCCTGTCTCCTCAA GCAAAAGTTTACATGATTGCAGCAGGGGTTATAGGAGGTGTGTATCTTCTTGGAATTGTCATTCTTTTTCTTGGAGTAAAGGAAAGAGATG ATCCTTATGCCTTAAATTCTGACAGAGCGATTCCTTTTTGTAAGGGGCTTGGACTCACCATGAAACATGGTCCGTATATGAAGCTTACAGCTTCGTTTCTTCTGATCTCGACAGCAGTTCAG ctggagcagagcaacTTTGTTCTATTCTGCACTCATGCTGCTGATCTTCGGAATCACTTCCAGTATTTGGTGGTGACAATCTTG GTATCAGCAGCTGTGAGCATTCCCTTCTGGCAGAAGTTTCTGCAGCGATTTGGCAAGAAGTGTGCAGCATGTGGGATTTCG tGGATGATCCCTTTTGCAGTCATGCTAGTGACCATTCCAAATCTGATCCTGGCTTACTTCGTGGCTTTCGTCTCTGGTCTGAGCATTGCAGCATCTCTTCTGTTGCCATG GTCAATGCTGCCTGATGTTGTTGATAACTTTCGCCTGCAGAATCCTCATGGAAAAGGACATGAAACCATTTTCTATTCTTCTTACGTTTTCTTTACCAAGATGTCAGCAGGAATTGGCTTAGGAATTTCTGCAGCAGGCCTGGA GTTCACTGGATACAAGCCAGGGATATGCAGACAGTCTGATGATGTGATTCTCACACTGAAAATCCTCATTGGAGCAGTTCCTGCTATCCTTATCCTTGTAGGTTTGTTTATACTTCTTTTCTACCCAATCACTGAAGAAAGTCGGAAGGAAACAAAGCTTGCACTTGAAGTGTTAAG AAGGAGCCATCAAAGCACAGAGAACCTGGATGACCCCAAAGAGAACCACTCAGTCTAA